The proteins below are encoded in one region of Sphaerodactylus townsendi isolate TG3544 linkage group LG06, MPM_Stown_v2.3, whole genome shotgun sequence:
- the HNRNPR gene encoding heterogeneous nuclear ribonucleoprotein R isoform X1, which produces MREGKRRSARHLQPPLPPCRAGPAPQHNKMANQVNGNAVQLKEEEEPMDTSSVTHTEHYKTLIEAGLPQKVAERLDEIFQTGLVAYVDLDERAIDALREFNEEGALSVLQQFKESDLSHVQNKSAFLCGVMKTYRQREKQGSKVQDSTKGPDEAKIKALLERTGYTLDVTTGQRKYGGPPPDTVYSSSQPSIGTEVFVGKIPRDLYEDELVPLFEKAGPIWDLRLMMDPLSGQNRGYAFITFCSKDAAQEAVKLCDNYEIRPGKHLGVCISVANNRLFVGSIPKNKTKENILEEFSKVTEGLVDVILYHQPDDKKKNRGFCFLEYEDHKSAAQARRRLMSGKVKVWGNIVTVEWADPVEEPDPEVMAKVKVLFVRNLATTVTEELLEISFSEFGKLERVKKLKDYAFVHFEDRGAAVKAMNEMNGKEIEGEEIEIVLAKPPDKKRKERQAARQASRSTAYEDYYYYPPPRMPPPIRGRGRGGRGGYGYPPDYYGYEDYYDDYYGYDYHDYRGGYEDPYYGYDDGYAIRGRGGGRGGRGAPPPPRGRGAPPPRGRAGYSQRGAPIGPPRGARGGRGGPAQQQRGRGARGARGNRGGNVGGKRKADGYNQPDSKRRQTNNQQNWGSQPIAQQPLQQGGDYAGNYGYNNDNQEFYQDTYGQQWK; this is translated from the exons CAGCATAATAAAATGGCTAATCAGGTGAATGGTAATGCGGTACAgttaaaagaagaggaagaaccaaTGGATACTTCCAGTGTAACTCACACAGAACACTACAAGACACTGATAGAGGCAGGCCTCCCCCAGAAGGTGGCAGAGAGACTTGATGAAATATTTCAGACAG gatTGGTAGCTTATGTTGATCTTGATGAAAGAGCAATAGATGCTCTCAGAGAATTTAACGAAGAAGGAGCCCTCTCTGTATTACAACAGTTTAAGGAAAGTGACCTGTCGCATGTACAG AACAAAAGTGCATTTTTATGTGGAGTTATGAAGACctacagacagagagagaaacaagGAAGCAAAGTACAAGACTCAACGAAGGGGCCAGATGAAGCAAAGATTAAG GCTTTGCTAGAGAGAACTGGTTATACTTTGGACGTGACCACAGGGCAAAGGAAATATGGCGGCCCTCCTCCAGATACTGTCTACTCTTCTTCCCAGCCTAGCATTGGCACAGAG GTTTTCGTTGGCAAAATCCCCAGGGATTTGTATGAGGATGAATTGGTGCCTCTATTTGAGAAAGCAGGCCCAATTTGGGACTTGCGGCTCATGATGGATCCCCTTTCTGGGCAGAACAGGGGCTACGCTTTCATTACTTTCTGTAGTAAAGATGCTGCACAAGAAGCTGTCAAGCTG TGTGACAACTATGAAATCCGTCCTGGCAAACACCTTGGCGTGTGCATCTCCGTGGCAAACAATAGGCTGTTTGTTGGATCAAttcccaaaaacaaaacaaaggaaaatataCTAGAAGAGTTCAGTAAAGTTACAG AGGGTTTGGTGGACGTGATCTTGTATCATCAACCTGATGATAAAAAGAAGAATCGTGGATTTTGCTTCCTGGAATACGAGGATCACAAATCAGCAGCGCAGGCTCGGCGTCGGCTGATGAGTGGGAAAGTAAAAGTCTGGGGAAATATTGTAACTGTGGAATGGGCTGATCCAGTAGAGGAACCCGATCCAGAGGTCATGGCAAAG GTGAAAGTTCTGTTTGTGAGAAATTTGGCCACCACAGTGACAGAAGAGTTACTGGAGATTTCCTTTTCGGAGTTTGGAAAGCTGGAAAGAGTGAAAAAACTAAAAGACTATGCTTTTGTTCATTTTGAGGATAGGGGGGCAGCCGTCAAG gccatgaatgaaatgaatggaaaagAAATAGAGGGGGAAGAAATTGAAATAGTGTTAGCCAAACCTCCAgataagaaaaggaaagagaggcaGGCTGCCAGACAAGCCTCCAGAAGTACTGC GTATGAAGATTACTATTATTATCCTCCCCCTCGTATGCCACCGCCTATTAGGGGCCGAGGTCGTGGAGGGAGAGGCGGTTACGGCTACCCCCCAGATTACTATGGCTACGAAGATTATTATGATGATTATTATGGCTATGACTATCACGACTACCGTGGTGGCTATGAAGATCCTTACTACGGCTACGATGATGGCTATGCtataagaggaagaggaggaggaaggggtgggCGAGGCGCACCTCCACCACCTAGGGGGCGGGGAGCACCACCACCAAGAGGTAGAGCTGGCTATTCCCAGAGGGGAGCACCAATTGGACCGCCAAGAGGAGCCCGGGGTGGGAGAGGGGGTCCCGCCCAGCAACAGAGAGGACGTGGTGCTCGTGGAGCCCGGGGCAACCGCGGGGGCAACGTGGGAGGCAAGAGAAAGGCGGACGGGTACAACCAACCTGATTCCAAGCGCCGCCAGACCAACAACCAGCAGAACTGGGGCTCCCAGCCAATCGCCCAGCAGCCGCTCCAGCAAGGTGGTGACTATGCCGGTAACTATGGTTACAATAATGACAACCAGGAATTTTATCAGGATACTTACGGGCAACAGTGGAAGTAA
- the HNRNPR gene encoding heterogeneous nuclear ribonucleoprotein R isoform X2, with amino-acid sequence MREGKRRSARHLQPPLPPCRAGPAPHNKMANQVNGNAVQLKEEEEPMDTSSVTHTEHYKTLIEAGLPQKVAERLDEIFQTGLVAYVDLDERAIDALREFNEEGALSVLQQFKESDLSHVQNKSAFLCGVMKTYRQREKQGSKVQDSTKGPDEAKIKALLERTGYTLDVTTGQRKYGGPPPDTVYSSSQPSIGTEVFVGKIPRDLYEDELVPLFEKAGPIWDLRLMMDPLSGQNRGYAFITFCSKDAAQEAVKLCDNYEIRPGKHLGVCISVANNRLFVGSIPKNKTKENILEEFSKVTEGLVDVILYHQPDDKKKNRGFCFLEYEDHKSAAQARRRLMSGKVKVWGNIVTVEWADPVEEPDPEVMAKVKVLFVRNLATTVTEELLEISFSEFGKLERVKKLKDYAFVHFEDRGAAVKAMNEMNGKEIEGEEIEIVLAKPPDKKRKERQAARQASRSTAYEDYYYYPPPRMPPPIRGRGRGGRGGYGYPPDYYGYEDYYDDYYGYDYHDYRGGYEDPYYGYDDGYAIRGRGGGRGGRGAPPPPRGRGAPPPRGRAGYSQRGAPIGPPRGARGGRGGPAQQQRGRGARGARGNRGGNVGGKRKADGYNQPDSKRRQTNNQQNWGSQPIAQQPLQQGGDYAGNYGYNNDNQEFYQDTYGQQWK; translated from the exons CATAATAAAATGGCTAATCAGGTGAATGGTAATGCGGTACAgttaaaagaagaggaagaaccaaTGGATACTTCCAGTGTAACTCACACAGAACACTACAAGACACTGATAGAGGCAGGCCTCCCCCAGAAGGTGGCAGAGAGACTTGATGAAATATTTCAGACAG gatTGGTAGCTTATGTTGATCTTGATGAAAGAGCAATAGATGCTCTCAGAGAATTTAACGAAGAAGGAGCCCTCTCTGTATTACAACAGTTTAAGGAAAGTGACCTGTCGCATGTACAG AACAAAAGTGCATTTTTATGTGGAGTTATGAAGACctacagacagagagagaaacaagGAAGCAAAGTACAAGACTCAACGAAGGGGCCAGATGAAGCAAAGATTAAG GCTTTGCTAGAGAGAACTGGTTATACTTTGGACGTGACCACAGGGCAAAGGAAATATGGCGGCCCTCCTCCAGATACTGTCTACTCTTCTTCCCAGCCTAGCATTGGCACAGAG GTTTTCGTTGGCAAAATCCCCAGGGATTTGTATGAGGATGAATTGGTGCCTCTATTTGAGAAAGCAGGCCCAATTTGGGACTTGCGGCTCATGATGGATCCCCTTTCTGGGCAGAACAGGGGCTACGCTTTCATTACTTTCTGTAGTAAAGATGCTGCACAAGAAGCTGTCAAGCTG TGTGACAACTATGAAATCCGTCCTGGCAAACACCTTGGCGTGTGCATCTCCGTGGCAAACAATAGGCTGTTTGTTGGATCAAttcccaaaaacaaaacaaaggaaaatataCTAGAAGAGTTCAGTAAAGTTACAG AGGGTTTGGTGGACGTGATCTTGTATCATCAACCTGATGATAAAAAGAAGAATCGTGGATTTTGCTTCCTGGAATACGAGGATCACAAATCAGCAGCGCAGGCTCGGCGTCGGCTGATGAGTGGGAAAGTAAAAGTCTGGGGAAATATTGTAACTGTGGAATGGGCTGATCCAGTAGAGGAACCCGATCCAGAGGTCATGGCAAAG GTGAAAGTTCTGTTTGTGAGAAATTTGGCCACCACAGTGACAGAAGAGTTACTGGAGATTTCCTTTTCGGAGTTTGGAAAGCTGGAAAGAGTGAAAAAACTAAAAGACTATGCTTTTGTTCATTTTGAGGATAGGGGGGCAGCCGTCAAG gccatgaatgaaatgaatggaaaagAAATAGAGGGGGAAGAAATTGAAATAGTGTTAGCCAAACCTCCAgataagaaaaggaaagagaggcaGGCTGCCAGACAAGCCTCCAGAAGTACTGC GTATGAAGATTACTATTATTATCCTCCCCCTCGTATGCCACCGCCTATTAGGGGCCGAGGTCGTGGAGGGAGAGGCGGTTACGGCTACCCCCCAGATTACTATGGCTACGAAGATTATTATGATGATTATTATGGCTATGACTATCACGACTACCGTGGTGGCTATGAAGATCCTTACTACGGCTACGATGATGGCTATGCtataagaggaagaggaggaggaaggggtgggCGAGGCGCACCTCCACCACCTAGGGGGCGGGGAGCACCACCACCAAGAGGTAGAGCTGGCTATTCCCAGAGGGGAGCACCAATTGGACCGCCAAGAGGAGCCCGGGGTGGGAGAGGGGGTCCCGCCCAGCAACAGAGAGGACGTGGTGCTCGTGGAGCCCGGGGCAACCGCGGGGGCAACGTGGGAGGCAAGAGAAAGGCGGACGGGTACAACCAACCTGATTCCAAGCGCCGCCAGACCAACAACCAGCAGAACTGGGGCTCCCAGCCAATCGCCCAGCAGCCGCTCCAGCAAGGTGGTGACTATGCCGGTAACTATGGTTACAATAATGACAACCAGGAATTTTATCAGGATACTTACGGGCAACAGTGGAAGTAA
- the HNRNPR gene encoding heterogeneous nuclear ribonucleoprotein R isoform X3, which yields MKTYRQREKQGSKVQDSTKGPDEAKIKALLERTGYTLDVTTGQRKYGGPPPDTVYSSSQPSIGTEVFVGKIPRDLYEDELVPLFEKAGPIWDLRLMMDPLSGQNRGYAFITFCSKDAAQEAVKLCDNYEIRPGKHLGVCISVANNRLFVGSIPKNKTKENILEEFSKVTEGLVDVILYHQPDDKKKNRGFCFLEYEDHKSAAQARRRLMSGKVKVWGNIVTVEWADPVEEPDPEVMAKVKVLFVRNLATTVTEELLEISFSEFGKLERVKKLKDYAFVHFEDRGAAVKAMNEMNGKEIEGEEIEIVLAKPPDKKRKERQAARQASRSTAYEDYYYYPPPRMPPPIRGRGRGGRGGYGYPPDYYGYEDYYDDYYGYDYHDYRGGYEDPYYGYDDGYAIRGRGGGRGGRGAPPPPRGRGAPPPRGRAGYSQRGAPIGPPRGARGGRGGPAQQQRGRGARGARGNRGGNVGGKRKADGYNQPDSKRRQTNNQQNWGSQPIAQQPLQQGGDYAGNYGYNNDNQEFYQDTYGQQWK from the exons ATGAAGACctacagacagagagagaaacaagGAAGCAAAGTACAAGACTCAACGAAGGGGCCAGATGAAGCAAAGATTAAG GCTTTGCTAGAGAGAACTGGTTATACTTTGGACGTGACCACAGGGCAAAGGAAATATGGCGGCCCTCCTCCAGATACTGTCTACTCTTCTTCCCAGCCTAGCATTGGCACAGAG GTTTTCGTTGGCAAAATCCCCAGGGATTTGTATGAGGATGAATTGGTGCCTCTATTTGAGAAAGCAGGCCCAATTTGGGACTTGCGGCTCATGATGGATCCCCTTTCTGGGCAGAACAGGGGCTACGCTTTCATTACTTTCTGTAGTAAAGATGCTGCACAAGAAGCTGTCAAGCTG TGTGACAACTATGAAATCCGTCCTGGCAAACACCTTGGCGTGTGCATCTCCGTGGCAAACAATAGGCTGTTTGTTGGATCAAttcccaaaaacaaaacaaaggaaaatataCTAGAAGAGTTCAGTAAAGTTACAG AGGGTTTGGTGGACGTGATCTTGTATCATCAACCTGATGATAAAAAGAAGAATCGTGGATTTTGCTTCCTGGAATACGAGGATCACAAATCAGCAGCGCAGGCTCGGCGTCGGCTGATGAGTGGGAAAGTAAAAGTCTGGGGAAATATTGTAACTGTGGAATGGGCTGATCCAGTAGAGGAACCCGATCCAGAGGTCATGGCAAAG GTGAAAGTTCTGTTTGTGAGAAATTTGGCCACCACAGTGACAGAAGAGTTACTGGAGATTTCCTTTTCGGAGTTTGGAAAGCTGGAAAGAGTGAAAAAACTAAAAGACTATGCTTTTGTTCATTTTGAGGATAGGGGGGCAGCCGTCAAG gccatgaatgaaatgaatggaaaagAAATAGAGGGGGAAGAAATTGAAATAGTGTTAGCCAAACCTCCAgataagaaaaggaaagagaggcaGGCTGCCAGACAAGCCTCCAGAAGTACTGC GTATGAAGATTACTATTATTATCCTCCCCCTCGTATGCCACCGCCTATTAGGGGCCGAGGTCGTGGAGGGAGAGGCGGTTACGGCTACCCCCCAGATTACTATGGCTACGAAGATTATTATGATGATTATTATGGCTATGACTATCACGACTACCGTGGTGGCTATGAAGATCCTTACTACGGCTACGATGATGGCTATGCtataagaggaagaggaggaggaaggggtgggCGAGGCGCACCTCCACCACCTAGGGGGCGGGGAGCACCACCACCAAGAGGTAGAGCTGGCTATTCCCAGAGGGGAGCACCAATTGGACCGCCAAGAGGAGCCCGGGGTGGGAGAGGGGGTCCCGCCCAGCAACAGAGAGGACGTGGTGCTCGTGGAGCCCGGGGCAACCGCGGGGGCAACGTGGGAGGCAAGAGAAAGGCGGACGGGTACAACCAACCTGATTCCAAGCGCCGCCAGACCAACAACCAGCAGAACTGGGGCTCCCAGCCAATCGCCCAGCAGCCGCTCCAGCAAGGTGGTGACTATGCCGGTAACTATGGTTACAATAATGACAACCAGGAATTTTATCAGGATACTTACGGGCAACAGTGGAAGTAA